One Salmo salar chromosome ssa01, Ssal_v3.1, whole genome shotgun sequence DNA window includes the following coding sequences:
- the LOC106612971 gene encoding MARVEL domain-containing protein 1: MPPQPEVNKHFWDFLKSLLGIIRILQIIFGAGLWVTIAANKYEGAIHFVLFVAVLFWLLTLTAFFITLLDKQDLVPVLGGDRWLLSNLVHDVAAAVLYLPAIGVMIYKTERYEYCNLEQYKHHCLYKVYLAAAVFACLGAVVYLVSSVYVGCRKCRGEQTVV; the protein is encoded by the coding sequence ATGCCCCCCCAGCCGGAGGTGAATAAACATTTTTGGGACTTCCTAAAGAGTTTGCTCGGCATCATCCGAATCCTCCAAATCATTTTCGGAGCAGGACTATGGGTCACAATCGCCGCCAACAAATACGAAGGCGCCATCCACTTCGTCCTGTTCGTGGCCGTGCTCTTCTGGCTCCTCACCCTCACCGCGTTTTTTATCACCCTCCTGGACAAGCAGGACCTTGTCCCCGTCTTGGGAGGGGACCGGTGGTTGCTTAGCAACCTGGTTCATGACGTCGCTGCTGCGGTGCTTTATCTACCGGCGATCGGCGTCATGATCTACAAGACAGAGCGGTACGAGTACTGCAACCTGGAGCAATATAAACACCACTGCCTGTATAAAGTCTATCTGGCTGCTGCCGTGTTCGCATGTCTGGGCGCTGTTGTGTATCTTGTCTCGTCGGTGTATGTTGGCTGTAGGAAGTGCCGGGGAGAGCAGACGGTGGtttga